Part of the Candidatus Poribacteria bacterium genome, ACAAGATCAAAACAGTGAGGACATGGTAAGAGAACGCGGGTTCTCAGGGATTGTTTGTAAGCTTCCGGGGACCATGTTTTCCCACAGGCACATCGGAACATAACTTCTTTGTGTAGAACAGCACGACAGTCGAAACATCGCGGGACGTTTCGGAGTGCCTGACGGCAGTCGCGCCAAAGCAGTCGCTCAGTACAGTGTGGGCAGCGAAACCAATGTTCGTGCGTGCCGCCTTCGCCAGAACTGAAGAGCGGGTCAATCCGACGTGCCACCTTTGTGCTGCATTTCGGACAAGGCACACGTCCGCCTCGGTAAACATCGGCGACTGCAGCGATGTCAAGGCAGCGGGCGTAGAGTTCCCACCCGACATCGTGTAGCAGTGTATCATCATAGATACCGAGCCGAGCATACCGGTAGAGTCGCCGGATTTTGATGGGTTTTACACGGGGTGCCCAATTCATTCAAAATCCTACTACAGTACTTGCGTCTCTAAAAGCTGATCTGAAACCACCCAAGCAGCATACTTCATTGCTTCCTGAGTATCAGCAGTTTCCAATTCTGGATAAAGTTCAATAACATCCTCAATTGACCGACCATTGGCTAACAATTTGAGGATTACGCTGACCGTAATTCGGGTTCCTCGAACCACAGGTTGCCCAAGACAAATTTTCGGATTAATCTGAATTCGATCTAGTTTTTCCATTTCTACCTCCGTTACACTGAAATTTGAATGACCTCACCGGTTTCAATACTACGACTAATCGCCTCTAAAACGCGCATGTTCTGATAGGAATCTTCGAGGCTGGCGTGGGGTTGTGTTCCCGCTTGCAATGACGTTGCCCAATGCTGCATCTCTTCAAGATAGCCGGGTCTACCGATACTATGGAGCGCGGTGTTGAGGTCCCATTCTTCGGTGGGTGTATCGGCATAGCCACCCCCCGCGTCAAGCCATGTCGGCACACGGTAACGGCGCAATCTACGTGTTTCGAGTACCTGAATCGCCTGATTGCCGGTGCCTTTGACGAAAACCATCGCTTCCAAGATAGGACCGGTACCGAGTGTCATCGTACCGATACCGCCGTTCTCGTAACGCAAGTTCACGGACATTGAAACGGTACTCGATGCGGCATCCACTTCACCCATGGCGAAGACTTCGATAACCTGTCCTATAAAGAAACGCATACAATCGGTCGGATGGATCACCTGATCGAGCATAAAGGGCCACGCAAAGGGGGATCCCGCCTCCTGCAGACGCGGACCCGGAGCGAGGTAGCGGGTATGGTATTGGCAGGCTTCACCGAATTCTGCTTCGTCCATCAACTGTTTGGCAATCTGGTGTGCAGGCGCGTGTCGCCACATTGTGCCTACCATCCCTGTTTTGCCGCTCTCAACTGACGCATCGACGAGCATCTTCGCACCTTCAGCGGTGGTCGCAGGCGGTTTTTCGGTGTAAATATGATAACCGCGCTGCAGGCACTCAATACCGATGTCACGGTGCAGTTTGTCCTCCGGTCTACCGACGACAGCCACTGCATAGAGGTCTTCGTTTTTGAACATCTCGTTGTAATCGGTATAATGGCGGAGTGCGCCGAACCTTCGGGCGTTCGATGCTGCCTTCTCTTCCACGAGGTCACAGGTAGCGACAAATTCAAACGTCGGCACCATCGGTATGCACTGTTGCAATTGCGATGACATGCCCCCACAGCCAATAAAAGCAATTCGGATTTTGTCCATAACATGTTCTCCTATTTAAGTTCCGACCACTTATTCTACATCTAATAAATCTGCTAACGCATTAAAATCATTGGCGACGAGGTCCGACGGATGGGCATTTACGCCTTGAACGCTGCCAGGTCCATACTCCAGAGGGCGTGGCACCAATGCTGTTTGAAAACCAACGGCTTGCGATGCACGGAGGTCGCCAGGATGTGCGGCGACCATCATAACTTCGTTCGGAGACAAACCGAGCAGCGCGGCAGCAGTTTGGTAGACTTCGGGGTCAGGCTTGTAATGCCCCGTTAACTCAGCAGACAGGATGCAATCCCACGGTAGACCCCCAAATTTTGCCATATTGGTTAGCAAGGCAACGTTGCCGTTAGAGAGGGTCGCAACAATATATCGCTTACGGAGTCGTGTCAACCCGCTGACTGCATCGGGCCACGGTTTCAGTCGATGCCAAACCCGATTCAGGTGGTCTTTATCGGCTTCGCTTAAACCTACAATGTTAAATTCCTCAAGGAGGCTATCCAAAATGAGTCGATGCAGTGCATCAATGTTCCGCCACGGCAATTCGCCTCGCCGAACTCTGTTCATCGCGGGACCGTAACCGGCGCGCCATTTCAAGGCGAATTGCGACCAATCAATGTCAATACCATGGGTGTCCCCGAATTCTTCGCCTTCGGCAACAATTGAGCTATACCAATCTACGACCGTGCCGAAGACATCAAAGGTGAGTGCTTTGACTTGAGTATGTGCGTTTTGCATGGTGTTACGTCCCTTTCTGTTGTCTGAGGTTTGCCAAGAAGGGAGGGGCTATTTCTTTTCAGTCTAAAATCACATCATATATCAATTCATCGCAATTGTCCATTAAATTGTTTTACATAAACGGGTTGTGTGCGACCTCCCAATAGAAACCGTCAGGGTCCTTGAAATAACCTGAATAGCCACCCCAAAACGCCGCCTGTCCGGGCTTAACAAGCTCAGCACCAGCAGCGACCGCCTCTGCTAAAGTCATATCTACCGCTTCTGGAGAGGCGACGTTATGTGCGAGTGTAAATCCTTGAAAGCCTGTGCCTTCAGGTGAGATTGTGATGTCTTCAGCGAGTGCGTCTCTCGGATAGAGCGCAAGCATCGTTCCACCCATTTCAAAAAATGCAATGCTCTCCGATTCGTCTTTTCGAGGGAGTCCTAACCCATTCTGGTAAAAATCAATGGAGCGTTGTAGGTCTTCGACCCCAAGCGTGATAATAGTAATATGTGGTTTCATTCAGATTTCCTTTGGGATTTCCTAATGTGCAGTAGGAGCATTTATAACGCCAGTTTGAAAATAAATCTGTAGGTGTTTTTGCTTGGGTGTTTCGCCCAGGTAGAGCGGTAAATACGCCGAAAAAATCGCAGAATATGGAGAGACGTAGTTGTTGACACTTCCGTGAGTGTTCCTCGAAAAAAAGCACTCTGACGTGAAGTCCGACGCCAGAGTGCCAAGGAGGTTATATATTTAATCCTAAGAACCTGTATATCATAAGCTGGTCCTGTAGGGTGCCAAAAATTTCCGGAGTTGTCGAATCGCAGCGTTTTTGCGTGACGCAACAGTGCCAATCGGACATTGAACGATCTCGGCAACTTCTTGGTAAGACAATCCTTGAACTTCTGTCAGCCGAAACACTAATTGATGTTCTTGCGACAGTTTGTTGATTGCCGCCTGAATTGCCTCGTAAGTCTCCTTAGCGATAAGCAACGCCTCTGGAGAGTAGTCGGTGTCTGCGATAGCAACCGCAATGGGGTGAGAGTTTTCATCTTCATCGCTATAGGGGGCATCTAAAGATTCGATCTGCGGTGTTCTCTGGTCCTTCGCTAACTGTTTTAAACATACGTTCTTAGCGATGTGATAAAGGAACGTTCTAAATTTCGCAATTGGGCGATAC contains:
- a CDS encoding Gfo/Idh/MocA family oxidoreductase, with translation MDKIRIAFIGCGGMSSQLQQCIPMVPTFEFVATCDLVEEKAASNARRFGALRHYTDYNEMFKNEDLYAVAVVGRPEDKLHRDIGIECLQRGYHIYTEKPPATTAEGAKMLVDASVESGKTGMVGTMWRHAPAHQIAKQLMDEAEFGEACQYHTRYLAPGPRLQEAGSPFAWPFMLDQVIHPTDCMRFFIGQVIEVFAMGEVDAASSTVSMSVNLRYENGGIGTMTLGTGPILEAMVFVKGTGNQAIQVLETRRLRRYRVPTWLDAGGGYADTPTEEWDLNTALHSIGRPGYLEEMQHWATSLQAGTQPHASLEDSYQNMRVLEAISRSIETGEVIQISV
- a CDS encoding DUF433 domain-containing protein, which gives rise to MEKLDRIQINPKICLGQPVVRGTRITVSVILKLLANGRSIEDVIELYPELETADTQEAMKYAAWVVSDQLLETQVL
- a CDS encoding VOC family protein, whose product is MKPHITIITLGVEDLQRSIDFYQNGLGLPRKDESESIAFFEMGGTMLALYPRDALAEDITISPEGTGFQGFTLAHNVASPEAVDMTLAEAVAAGAELVKPGQAAFWGGYSGYFKDPDGFYWEVAHNPFM
- a CDS encoding haloacid dehalogenase type II translates to MQNAHTQVKALTFDVFGTVVDWYSSIVAEGEEFGDTHGIDIDWSQFALKWRAGYGPAMNRVRRGELPWRNIDALHRLILDSLLEEFNIVGLSEADKDHLNRVWHRLKPWPDAVSGLTRLRKRYIVATLSNGNVALLTNMAKFGGLPWDCILSAELTGHYKPDPEVYQTAAALLGLSPNEVMMVAAHPGDLRASQAVGFQTALVPRPLEYGPGSVQGVNAHPSDLVANDFNALADLLDVE
- a CDS encoding sigma-70 family RNA polymerase sigma factor: MLHTDEQLMLSVQDGNRDAFRILTDRHYTNTLNFIYRFVKNRTLAEDLCQETFLRVWRCVPTYRPIAKFRTFLYHIAKNVCLKQLAKDQRTPQIESLDAPYSDEDENSHPIAVAIADTDYSPEALLIAKETYEAIQAAINKLSQEHQLVFRLTEVQGLSYQEVAEIVQCPIGTVASRKNAAIRQLRKFLAPYRTSL